A stretch of Cucumis sativus cultivar 9930 chromosome 2, Cucumber_9930_V3, whole genome shotgun sequence DNA encodes these proteins:
- the LOC101205088 gene encoding uncharacterized protein LOC101205088, translated as MEDNPKFVAVKEDENNPKSPFPWFSFLPKFDFRLPFPVNGGKKPPPVVVDESRKADNDAQKPEFVRFPKAELPVASVEAEADVSGKTSNPAVVWQVYALGGFLILSWAWARWKERRPQRRSNDDDEDEDSSDS; from the exons ATGGAGGACAACCCAAAATTTGTTGCCGTGAAAGAAGACGAGAACAACCCAAAATCCCCCTTTCCCTGgttctcttttcttcccaAGTTCGACTTCCGATTGCCTTTTCCGGTCAACGGCGGCAAGAAACCGCCGCCTGTGGTGGTTGATGAATCTCGAAAGGCTGACAATGATGCTCAGAAGCCGGAGTTCGTGAGGTTTCCTAAAGCAGAGTTGCCCGTCGCTTCGGTGGAGGCTGAAGCCGATGTTTCCGGGAAGACTTCCAATCCGGCGGTTGTCTGGCAG GTATATGCCCTGGGCGGGTTTCTAATATTGAGTTGGGCATGGGCAAGATGGAAGGAGAGAAGGCCCCAAAGACGTtcaaatgatgatgatgaggaCGAGGACTCCAGTGATTCCTAG